In candidate division WOR-3 bacterium, the DNA window TGGTACTTTTCCAATGAAAAAGAATACCTCCAGACAGAAAAGGAAGCCATAGAGAACTACCTTGAAATAATTAAGAAAAGGCTCGAGGAGTTAGAAAAGAAAAATAACCAGTAGATCTACAAGCAAGGGGTATTACTGTGAAAATAGCTGTTGCATCAGAAGATGGAAAAACTATTTCGTTGCACTTTGGAAGAGCAAAGGGCTTTGTAATCATAGAAGTAGAAAACAGCGAAATAAAATCTATAAGCTTCGTACCTAACTCAGAACCTTGTGGAAATCACGAGTGTGATGAACACCATGGTGAACACCATTCCCGAGGATCAAAGCATGAGAGAATTCTCAAAAATCTTGAAGGTGTGGATATTGTGATTGCCGGAGGGATGGGTGGAGCGATCTATGAAGAACTAAAGAGAGCCGGTAAGCAGGTTTTTATAACCGATCAAAGGGATATAATGGAGGCAATTAAGCTACTTCTCGAAGGAAAGCTCGATAATTTAGAAGAACTGCTACACTGAGGATTTAACGACCTTATCACTCAATTCTAAATTTTAAAAGAAATCTTTCTT includes these proteins:
- a CDS encoding NifB/NifX family molybdenum-iron cluster-binding protein, yielding MKIAVASEDGKTISLHFGRAKGFVIIEVENSEIKSISFVPNSEPCGNHECDEHHGEHHSRGSKHERILKNLEGVDIVIAGGMGGAIYEELKRAGKQVFITDQRDIMEAIKLLLEGKLDNLEELLH